CCAGTACCTCGGTGCGCTGCATGTGGCGGATCTCGATCGCCACGTTCTCGATCGACGACGCGATCACTCCGAGCGTCGCGAAGAACATGGCGTGGCGGTCGCGGGGGATGACCTGCGTGGAGATGGTCTCCGGCTTCAGTCCGAGCTTTTCGCAGACATGTTCCTCGACGCGCGGGTCGATATTGGCGAAGGTGCCGACGGCTCCGGAAATGGCACCGGTCGCCACCTCGGCGCGTGCCGCGGCAAGGCGCTCCCGGTTCCGATTCATCTCGGCATGGAATCGGGCGAAGGTCAGGCCCATGGTCGTCGGCTCGGCATGGATCCCGTGGCTGCGGCCGATGCGGATCGTGTTCTTGTGCTCGAAGGCGCGCTTCTTCAGCGCGGCAAGCAGCCGGTCCATGTCGGCGAGAAGGATATCGGCCGCGCGCACAAGCTGGATGTTCAAGGTCGTGTCGAGCACGTCAGAGGATGTCATCCCCTGGTGCACGAAGCGCGCATCTGGACCGACAATCTCGGCGAGGTGCGTAAGGAAGGCGATGACATCGTGCTTTGTGACAGCCTCGATCTCATCGATGCGGGCGACGTCGAACTCGGCCTTGCCACCCTTTTCCCAGATCGTCTTCGCGGCGCTTTCCGGGATGACTCCCAGCTCGGCCAGCGCGTCGCAGGCATGGGCCTCGATCTCGAACCAGATGCGGAACTTCGTTTCGGGAGACCAGATCGCGGCCATTTCCGGCCGGGAGTAACGGGGTATCATTTGAACGGCTGACCTTTGCGGGAGTACTGCGGAATTGCACCGCGGCAATAGCAGACCGTTGCCGTCCGCTCAACTCGCCCGACGAGACAGCCACCAGGCTGCCAGCAGCAGGAACAGGGGGGCGAGGGGCCAGTAGAAACGCGTACCGAGAACCAGGTACTGATAGGTCGACCCGAGAAAGGTGAAAACCTGCTGGTAGAACCACCCCACGGAGAAGGCGTCTTCATGCCACTGGGCGTAGTAGGCCCGGTAATGGAAGGCAAGCGCGCCGGCCGTGGCGCAGAGTGTCAGGATTGCGAGTGCGACTAGGGCGAGGACAAAGCGGACCGGCCGGGAGACGCGACGCCCCGCCAGGGCCAGCAAGGGGCGCGCCATGCCATAGGCCAGGAACCCGCCCGCGAAGTAGATCCCGGCAATGACGGTCGTCCGGGCGTCGAGCTCGCGCTCCTGCCCGAAGGTGAGCGCGACCACCGCGCTCGCAGCCATCATCGCTCCCCAGGCGGGGCACTCCAGCACCAGCACGGCAAGCATGCTCCGGTGCCAGGAGGAGTTGCCAACGGTTGCCCGGCCGGGAACCATCAGGGCTCCTGCCCCCGGAACCGGGTGACGGCCATCCAGCGATAGTCAGGCCCCTCGAAGCCGAAGCTTTCGACCGTGATCAGGACCGCGATCGCGGATGGTCCGTCAAAGGGGAAGAAGGTCTGGACACCACCGATACGATATCCGATGGGGCAGTTGCGCGATGAAGGTACCGACATGTCCTCGTGCAGGACCTCGGTGACACCGCCGGCGCTTGCATCGACAGACAGAAGCCGGAAACCCTTGATCGCCGCGGCGAGGCCTTCGCACATTCCCGTGGCCGGGAAGGGAATTTCTTCGAGGCGGAATTCCAGCGGTGCATCGACCGGTGGCCATGCCGGGCGCGGGTTGACGACGATCCGATACGGGTCCGCGGACAATTCGGTTGGCGGATTGAAACCCGCCACAAGACCCGGATTGGCAGCGAGCTCGGCATCCGCGACGATTGCCTCGCCCCGCGCT
This portion of the Oricola thermophila genome encodes:
- a CDS encoding DUF2259 domain-containing protein, encoding MTLRFSLAAAICMMTCLPVQAGDMATLNVLGFSADGTKFAFEEYGVQDGSGFPYANRFYIDTRNDTFLPGSPVRARIEDETADIADARADVKARGEAIVADAELAANPGLVAGFNPPTELSADPYRIVVNPRPAWPPVDAPLEFRLEEIPFPATGMCEGLAAAIKGFRLLSVDASAGGVTEVLHEDMSVPSSRNCPIGYRIGGVQTFFPFDGPSAIAVLITVESFGFEGPDYRWMAVTRFRGQEP
- the purB gene encoding adenylosuccinate lyase, which produces MIPRYSRPEMAAIWSPETKFRIWFEIEAHACDALAELGVIPESAAKTIWEKGGKAEFDVARIDEIEAVTKHDVIAFLTHLAEIVGPDARFVHQGMTSSDVLDTTLNIQLVRAADILLADMDRLLAALKKRAFEHKNTIRIGRSHGIHAEPTTMGLTFARFHAEMNRNRERLAAARAEVATGAISGAVGTFANIDPRVEEHVCEKLGLKPETISTQVIPRDRHAMFFATLGVIASSIENVAIEIRHMQRTEVLEAEEFFSPGQKGSSAMPHKRNPVLTENLTGLARLVRMAVTPAMENVALWHERDISHSSVERGIAPDTTIHLDFALNRLAGVIEKLVVYPDNMMANLNKFRGLVHSQRVLLALTQAGVSREDAYRLVQRNAMKVWEQGKDFLEELLADDEVRAALSEEEIREKFDLGYHTKHVDTIFRRVFGEA